In Chloroflexota bacterium, the genomic stretch CTGGTGCGACTGGAGCGTCGCGCAGCGACTGCAGGATGGTAGGCGGGGACTTCAGTCCCCGACCGCCCGTTCCATGATGCTTCGGGGACACCAATGAACATGCAATCGCCCTGAGGAACGAGCACACCCGTCCGTCATTCCGACCGCGGCGAGGCACGAGCGGAGAGGGATCTTCTCCTTCTTGGCGTGAGGAAGATCCCTCGACTGCGTTCGCACGCTCACTCCGCTCGGGATGACGGGGGAAGCATCGAGTGACCCGACTCGGTCGTTCACGACTGACGGGCCACTAGTGGCGCGCGGCGCCGTTCGTGCTGGCGCCCAGGAGCCGCTCGACGATCTGGACGGCCGCGCGGGCGTCCTCGCCAAGGTACACGCCGTGCACCAGGTGTCGGCGACGCTCGTCGTCGAAGCCGTGGCCGCCGTACGCCAGCACCGGGCGCGGCTCGGGGAGCGAGGTCAGCACGGCGTCCAGCTCAAGCACCCGATCCGCCGCCTCGTAGGACGTGGCCGACACGATCAGCAGATCGGGCTGCTGGGCCCGCAACGTCTCGCCCAGGCCGTCAGTGGCGAGGTTCGGACCGAGATAGCGCAGCCGGAAGCCGTGCCGCACCAGGAACAGCGATACCATCAGGGCGCCGACCTCGTGCCATTCCTCGGGCGCGCAGGCCGTGAAGATCAGGCTGCGTCCGTACCCCGTCTCGTAGGCGTTGATGAGGGAGAAGAGCTTGCGGCGAGCGAAGCTGGTGGCGAAATGCTCGGTGGCGACGCTCACCTCGCCGCGATGCCACCGCTCCCCGACCTCCACCAGCATCGGCGCGATCACGTCCATGCAGACGTCCTCAACGCGATACATCGCAAAGGCCTCGTTGAGGATGCGCTCGGCGGAGTTGGAATCGAACGCGATCAGCGTCCGCCCGAGATCCTCGGCCAGGGCCGCCG encodes the following:
- a CDS encoding B12-binding domain-containing protein; this translates as MTVSSDLELEEVVRASDRPTYNTAAVEQRTGLRPATFRAWERRYGFPKPRRLPGNQRLYSDQDIAAIRWLQRRTDEGLSISHAIRLLQERLREGLIPTQPPADGPAGRPPAALAEDLGRTLIAFDSNSAERILNEAFAMYRVEDVCMDVIAPMLVEVGERWHRGEVSVATEHFATSFARRKLFSLINAYETGYGRSLIFTACAPEEWHEVGALMVSLFLVRHGFRLRYLGPNLATDGLGETLRAQQPDLLIVSATSYEAADRVLELDAVLTSLPEPRPVLAYGGHGFDDERRRHLVHGVYLGEDARAAVQIVERLLGASTNGAARH